One region of Termitidicoccus mucosus genomic DNA includes:
- a CDS encoding TonB-dependent receptor domain-containing protein, with protein sequence MVFNDSSVTGTVAFPAPVAPGSVTVDIAGDLAFATTTATGGITGTTPLIKRGAGKLAFTGHNGAVGAFTGTTTLEAGIMEAYLTNTAPASPTLGPVVFAGGTLTHTRYTGGEANFGTPGWPLHVPKDAEGVFIGNNNSRVLKFTTILTGAGTLKIVADGDRIQFLDAQFAGFTGNLVLSSNTATAVRAFQHRPATVASVLENTTLVLDNTRLEEYAGLAVPTVTIGALASTGTYAQLKSSDKAPGTTYVVGGKNLDTTYGGEFIDASSSAKASLTKIGTGVLTLTGTSPHGGATTVESGTLHLAGAFFGQSPVSIAPGAGFGGNSFVAGDLTLADGATLLVGTFNSTPGVGSGILSGPHVIGAATLGATLNVSTISTGDGDPIFTGTHTYTVLEATEGITGASVITWTGPRVDGEVVFNRTVDKITVTLNVPQPPAITSSLTATGTAGIPFSYQIAATNIPDRYAATGLPEGLSLNPATGEITGTPPGTSDAVGATSVTITASNLGGTATQTLVITIDAPPAPSVAPSITSPLTAAAAVGAPFSYRITALPGLLTGFTAVGLPGGLSLDPATGVISGAVTTVGTSNVTLTATNAVGTGTATLVLNAYEMPVITSPLRVTGTAGQPFSYQIAATGNPSTYAAEGLPDSLAVNPATGLISGTPAAPGASSVAIAAVNPVGSVAAMLTLVIVEPPPADALVWTGAVNGDWDTTTPNWTKNGAPATYTDGARLWFDDAAVTDTVTLVVPDELAATGSVAYIPADLTFNNSVGTLRIVTSASTTISGTASLHMQGSGTVVFPAAVSGWVGLMTLDSGEVLRYQTYNGSVVFNGGTLAVNYTDTAGSVGGESLAYFVDEGESGVIDLRRNRFTMRGRPMGSGTLAINFATTISRADFDLFNPESFNGTLIINGEGGMRIPTAAGNLNWATGYLNTTLVLGKSANLSHTTSSGGNTFVIGALAGSSPDVRLGGGANGYMVTYRVGAKNVDTTFAGSIAGLSNFHKTGTGMMTLTGSLAHTGNTAVYDGGLLLTGRHDGTGAILVGSSAAFGGSAIIAPDITFQDGAGLLLAADPATGELAGPTVGGAVKFEGGALKVRPVIPVGGKITNGVYTALFSDFDFSGRPSLEWSSPDAPGVTGALAYVGENQIRVTVTGGEIPRPVLTSVLVAEAITGQPFSYTLTATGDPVAPTQFSVVGDLPAGLAFDPATGILSGALAAAGEHAVQFRAENTSGAVDGTLRLIVYDTTPPPPAITSEAAIIVQRGRQMSYQITADRPVTGYTASALPPGLVFDAARGRITGTPEQVGATDVPLTASNLGGAGTLSLSLTVTHPRPMLLTTTSTIAVQHEAFSWQPEWNYEPLGYSISGFTESIGGVAANPAAYLSVDSATGLITGACPNVATSGTAPLVIQGTISAWNLSGTTSYSVTITVNPPAPEILSPDHFTTAVGVPFNHTLLASNMYPAYMRTYGVTSIPSGLNVNPRTGEISGAPLVGGVFEVAFVASNITGSGAKLVVITINGASALTTLAGEAGASGADDGPGETARFNSPGAAVVGPDGTLYIADTANNAIRALAPDGTVSTLVTGLSQPAAIVISADGATLYVAEAGAITKVDPSTGALTPLALTGNAPALNTPAGLALDVVTGALYVADTGNHLIRKIDPATGTMTTVGGTGADGYANGVGGTAAFSSPTGLALSSDGACLYIADTGNHAIRSLDTTTGEVTILAGIAGEIGGNDGDTGARFNSPTGLALDAAGVLLVADTGNHTIRSLDTATGAVITFAGNADEPGTADGAVDQSLLDSPRGVAIDAVNGEIYVLDTGNHTVRVLQIGPSILTPPASQSVPLGSTATLTAAATGAPAPTYQWYKDGIVIPGATSATLIIENVQLSDVADYSVMATNPMGTRTASAFLSVSDASPNQPNGGAGGGGGGHGGGAPALWYLGALALLAAFRALRRSAARRHTILLALAFFLSVSQPFSPSVFSQQTGSGSITGRILNQATGQYLGSALVTIEGTSIETTTDSTGSYRLVNVPAGAARVTASYAGLDKKTQTVTVADGIEAAADFNLTAQVYVMEKFVVAGEAEGSARILQEQRMSATQKAIFAADSFGNIVDSNFGELMKNLPGVTIDYDGEDASTMRIRGMDPEATNVTMDGNDVATAGLDGEARIGNGTATESRAFNLKTVALENIESITIDIAPTPDKSAGSMGGAVEITTKSALTQRGRRITFNSGLSLNTAELDFDKTPGGARTPTRKIQPGFGLSYSESFGTKRKIGVALSASFSRNYRYNNEYGLPGRNDWLYTYTPESLLLTGNKVTPDTVGYVSRLQWTEGASQSESRSISLNLDFQPFASKNHTFYLKTSASFVRGIGAYSRYMNVAAGTRGDGSDLDTMVSPNGTTISMSNSVSSPNNRNFAVSGGGKHRFGNFRLDYSANWSRAEVDPDPEKNFRVEYNATGFGLNIFDLSGNGTGRIVQTSHDGLGVITADDPRSYQNIDNYSNLILYQSMRLTTRENRGAKVDLTLPPLAFTVPFTDHSIIVETKIGASYGESSTDTRRFQRRYRMTGGANLPNFGTPSEPALRQFSDPYFKNDWGFDVPVPVWVNPYAIYDYLQATPEAFYTKNEDTSTSGDLYTELRGAKYQEESNQAAYFMFTVRLLRNLVMTTGMRFEDSRQSGWGPSVERWNSEYFATGGKFDTVSPMIQAPDFHPINNPSYIPNPLLGIGFDEKMRLLFTRKYYDNVKPKAPRAFPNLQFRWTPHKNINVRFARTTSIGRPPLGQMMADEEWNDAYRTIDRGNPELKPSTSEKYDVAFEWYPSGRDGGVLTLSLFHQKMKNLIENDLTFLTVTDIPEEATVTDVPENATADDILYREGMPAGLWAITTPRNIGTGSNQGFELAYRQRLGFIHESLRNIELYGVYSYADPVRQVKRHTIDKPSSTVSPDIMLEYLLSPMILETIPTTNIKKHSASLQLRYNGRRWSGKIAGFWVDRYVRRLRTNPFEVTWQNESLRFDLSLSYKISSRWSASFDWRNITAQGDDRKIFDRTGGYFTAGTVVNLGVRANF encoded by the coding sequence GTGGTGTTTAACGACTCCTCCGTCACTGGCACCGTCGCCTTCCCCGCGCCCGTCGCCCCCGGTTCCGTCACCGTTGATATCGCGGGCGACCTTGCCTTTGCCACCACCACCGCCACGGGCGGCATCACCGGCACGACGCCCCTCATCAAGCGCGGCGCCGGCAAGCTCGCCTTCACCGGCCACAACGGCGCCGTCGGCGCCTTCACCGGCACCACCACGCTGGAGGCCGGCATCATGGAGGCGTATCTCACCAACACCGCCCCCGCCTCCCCGACCCTCGGTCCCGTCGTCTTCGCCGGCGGCACCCTCACCCACACCCGCTACACCGGCGGCGAGGCCAATTTCGGCACACCCGGCTGGCCGCTCCACGTCCCCAAGGATGCCGAGGGTGTCTTCATCGGTAACAACAACTCCCGCGTCCTCAAGTTCACCACCATCCTCACCGGCGCCGGCACCCTCAAAATCGTCGCTGATGGCGACAGAATCCAGTTCCTCGACGCCCAGTTCGCTGGTTTCACCGGCAACCTCGTTCTCTCCTCCAACACCGCCACCGCCGTCCGCGCGTTCCAGCACCGCCCCGCCACCGTCGCCTCCGTCCTCGAAAACACCACCCTCGTCCTCGACAACACACGCCTCGAGGAATACGCCGGTCTCGCCGTCCCCACCGTCACCATTGGTGCCCTCGCCAGCACCGGCACCTACGCGCAATTAAAGTCCTCCGACAAGGCCCCCGGCACCACCTACGTCGTCGGCGGCAAAAACCTCGACACCACCTACGGCGGCGAGTTCATTGACGCCAGTTCCTCCGCCAAGGCCTCCCTCACCAAGATCGGCACCGGCGTGCTTACCCTCACCGGCACCAGCCCCCACGGCGGCGCCACCACCGTCGAGTCCGGCACGCTCCACCTCGCGGGCGCGTTCTTTGGCCAGAGCCCTGTCTCCATCGCTCCCGGCGCGGGCTTCGGCGGCAACAGTTTCGTCGCCGGCGACCTCACCCTCGCCGACGGCGCGACCCTGCTCGTCGGCACCTTCAACTCCACGCCCGGCGTCGGCTCCGGCATCCTCTCCGGTCCCCATGTGATCGGCGCCGCCACTCTCGGCGCCACGCTCAACGTCTCCACTATCAGCACCGGGGACGGCGATCCCATTTTCACCGGCACGCATACCTATACCGTGCTTGAGGCCACCGAGGGCATCACCGGCGCGTCGGTCATCACCTGGACCGGCCCGCGTGTGGACGGCGAAGTCGTCTTCAACCGCACCGTTGACAAGATCACCGTCACACTCAACGTCCCGCAGCCGCCCGCCATCACCAGCTCGCTCACCGCCACCGGCACTGCCGGCATCCCGTTCAGCTACCAGATTGCGGCGACCAACATCCCCGACCGCTACGCCGCCACCGGTCTCCCCGAGGGTCTCTCCCTCAACCCCGCCACCGGCGAGATCACAGGCACCCCGCCCGGCACGTCCGACGCCGTTGGCGCCACCAGCGTCACCATCACCGCCTCCAACCTCGGCGGCACCGCCACGCAGACGCTCGTTATCACCATCGACGCCCCGCCCGCGCCCTCGGTTGCGCCGTCCATCACCAGCCCGCTCACCGCCGCCGCCGCCGTCGGCGCGCCGTTCAGCTACCGCATCACCGCGCTCCCCGGCCTGCTCACCGGCTTCACCGCCGTCGGCCTGCCCGGTGGCCTCTCGCTTGACCCCGCCACCGGCGTCATCTCCGGCGCCGTCACCACCGTCGGCACCAGCAACGTCACCCTCACCGCCACCAACGCCGTCGGCACCGGCACGGCCACGCTCGTGCTCAACGCCTACGAGATGCCCGTCATCACCAGTCCGCTCCGCGTCACCGGCACCGCCGGACAACCCTTCTCCTACCAGATCGCCGCCACCGGCAATCCCTCCACCTACGCCGCCGAGGGCCTGCCCGACAGCCTCGCCGTCAACCCCGCCACCGGCCTCATCTCCGGCACGCCCGCCGCCCCCGGCGCCAGCAGTGTCGCCATCGCCGCCGTCAACCCCGTTGGCTCCGTCGCCGCCATGCTCACCCTCGTTATCGTCGAGCCTCCCCCCGCCGACGCGCTTGTCTGGACCGGTGCCGTCAACGGCGACTGGGACACCACCACGCCCAACTGGACCAAAAATGGCGCCCCCGCCACTTACACCGACGGCGCCCGGCTTTGGTTCGACGATGCCGCCGTCACCGACACCGTCACCCTCGTCGTCCCCGACGAGCTCGCCGCCACCGGCTCGGTCGCCTACATCCCCGCGGACCTCACCTTTAACAACTCGGTGGGCACCCTGCGCATCGTCACCTCGGCGAGCACCACCATTTCCGGCACCGCCTCGCTGCACATGCAGGGCAGCGGCACCGTCGTTTTCCCCGCTGCCGTCTCCGGCTGGGTCGGCCTCATGACACTCGATTCCGGCGAGGTGCTGCGCTACCAGACCTACAACGGCTCGGTCGTGTTCAACGGCGGCACCCTCGCCGTCAACTACACCGACACCGCTGGCAGCGTCGGCGGTGAGTCACTCGCCTATTTCGTGGACGAGGGTGAGTCCGGCGTCATTGACCTCCGCCGCAACCGCTTCACCATGCGCGGACGCCCGATGGGCAGCGGCACCCTCGCCATCAACTTCGCCACCACCATCAGCCGTGCCGATTTCGACCTGTTCAACCCCGAGTCATTCAACGGCACACTGATAATAAACGGCGAAGGCGGCATGCGCATCCCCACCGCCGCCGGCAACCTCAACTGGGCGACCGGCTACCTCAACACCACGCTCGTGCTGGGAAAATCCGCCAACCTCTCGCATACGACCAGTTCTGGCGGCAACACCTTCGTCATCGGCGCGCTCGCCGGCTCCAGCCCCGATGTCCGCTTGGGCGGCGGTGCCAACGGCTACATGGTCACCTACCGCGTCGGCGCGAAAAACGTGGACACCACCTTCGCTGGCAGCATCGCCGGCCTGTCCAACTTCCACAAGACCGGCACCGGCATGATGACCCTCACCGGTTCACTCGCCCACACAGGCAACACCGCCGTCTATGACGGCGGCCTGCTCCTCACCGGGCGGCACGACGGCACCGGCGCCATCCTCGTCGGCAGCTCGGCGGCCTTCGGCGGCTCCGCCATCATCGCGCCCGATATCACCTTCCAAGACGGTGCCGGACTGCTCCTCGCCGCCGACCCCGCCACCGGCGAACTCGCCGGCCCCACCGTCGGCGGCGCGGTCAAGTTCGAGGGCGGCGCCCTCAAGGTCCGCCCCGTCATTCCCGTTGGCGGCAAAATCACCAACGGCGTCTACACCGCGCTCTTCTCCGATTTCGACTTCTCCGGACGCCCCTCGCTCGAATGGTCGTCGCCCGATGCCCCCGGCGTCACCGGCGCGCTCGCCTACGTCGGCGAAAACCAGATCCGCGTCACCGTCACCGGCGGCGAAATTCCCCGCCCGGTACTCACCAGCGTGCTCGTGGCCGAGGCCATCACCGGTCAGCCCTTCAGCTATACCCTCACCGCCACTGGCGACCCCGTCGCACCCACGCAGTTCTCCGTCGTCGGAGACTTGCCCGCCGGTCTCGCCTTCGACCCTGCCACCGGCATCCTCTCCGGCGCTCTCGCCGCCGCCGGCGAGCATGCCGTCCAGTTCCGCGCCGAAAACACCTCCGGCGCCGTTGACGGCACCCTGCGCCTCATCGTGTATGACACCACGCCACCGCCGCCGGCCATCACCAGCGAGGCGGCCATCATCGTCCAGCGCGGACGCCAAATGTCCTACCAGATCACGGCCGACCGCCCCGTCACCGGCTACACCGCTAGCGCGCTGCCCCCCGGCCTCGTCTTCGACGCCGCCCGCGGCCGCATCACCGGCACGCCTGAGCAGGTTGGCGCCACCGACGTTCCCCTCACCGCCTCCAACCTCGGCGGCGCAGGCACGCTCTCGCTCTCGCTCACCGTTACCCACCCGCGGCCCATGCTGCTCACTACCACCTCCACCATCGCCGTGCAGCACGAGGCGTTCTCGTGGCAGCCGGAGTGGAATTACGAGCCGCTCGGCTACTCCATCAGCGGCTTCACCGAGTCCATCGGCGGAGTCGCCGCCAATCCCGCCGCTTACCTCTCCGTTGACAGCGCCACCGGACTCATCACCGGCGCCTGCCCCAACGTGGCCACCTCCGGTACTGCCCCGCTCGTCATCCAAGGCACCATCTCCGCGTGGAACCTCTCCGGCACCACCAGCTATAGCGTCACCATCACCGTCAACCCGCCTGCGCCGGAGATCCTGAGCCCCGATCATTTCACCACTGCCGTCGGCGTGCCCTTCAACCACACCCTCCTCGCCTCCAATATGTATCCCGCCTACATGCGCACCTATGGCGTCACCAGCATCCCCAGCGGCCTCAACGTCAACCCTAGGACCGGTGAAATCAGCGGCGCGCCCCTCGTCGGCGGCGTCTTCGAGGTCGCTTTTGTCGCCTCCAACATCACCGGTTCCGGTGCCAAGCTCGTCGTCATCACCATCAACGGCGCCTCCGCGCTAACCACACTCGCCGGGGAGGCGGGCGCATCCGGCGCCGACGATGGTCCGGGCGAAACCGCGCGCTTCAACTCCCCTGGCGCCGCCGTGGTTGGTCCCGACGGCACGCTCTACATCGCCGATACCGCCAACAACGCCATCCGCGCCCTTGCGCCCGACGGCACCGTCTCCACCCTCGTCACCGGCCTCAGCCAGCCCGCCGCCATCGTCATCTCCGCCGACGGTGCCACCCTCTACGTCGCCGAGGCCGGCGCCATCACAAAAGTGGACCCCTCCACCGGCGCCCTCACCCCGCTCGCGCTCACCGGCAACGCCCCCGCGCTTAACACCCCGGCCGGCCTCGCTCTCGACGTCGTGACTGGCGCGCTCTACGTGGCCGACACCGGCAACCACCTCATCCGCAAAATCGACCCTGCCACCGGCACCATGACCACCGTCGGCGGCACCGGTGCGGATGGTTACGCCAACGGTGTTGGCGGCACCGCCGCCTTCAGTTCGCCCACCGGTCTCGCCCTCTCCTCTGATGGCGCGTGCCTCTACATCGCCGACACCGGCAACCATGCCATACGCAGCCTCGACACCACCACCGGCGAAGTCACCATCCTCGCCGGCATCGCCGGCGAAATTGGCGGCAACGACGGCGACACCGGCGCGCGTTTCAACTCGCCCACCGGCCTCGCGCTCGACGCCGCCGGTGTCCTCCTCGTGGCCGACACCGGCAACCACACCATCCGCTCGCTCGACACCGCCACCGGGGCCGTCATCACCTTCGCCGGCAATGCCGACGAGCCCGGTACCGCCGACGGCGCCGTGGACCAGTCGCTGCTCGACAGCCCGCGCGGCGTCGCCATCGATGCCGTCAACGGCGAAATCTACGTGCTCGACACCGGCAACCACACCGTCCGCGTCTTGCAAATCGGCCCCTCCATCCTCACCCCGCCCGCCAGCCAGTCCGTGCCCCTCGGCTCCACCGCCACCCTCACCGCCGCGGCAACCGGTGCTCCCGCTCCCACCTACCAATGGTATAAGGACGGTATCGTCATCCCCGGCGCCACCTCCGCCACGCTCATCATCGAAAACGTGCAACTCTCCGACGTGGCCGACTATAGCGTGATGGCTACCAACCCGATGGGCACCCGCACCGCCAGCGCGTTTCTTTCCGTCTCCGACGCCAGCCCGAACCAACCCAACGGTGGCGCCGGCGGTGGCGGTGGTGGCCATGGCGGCGGCGCGCCCGCCCTCTGGTATCTGGGCGCCCTCGCGCTTCTTGCCGCGTTTCGTGCGCTGCGCCGCAGCGCCGCCCGTCGCCACACGATCCTTCTTGCCCTCGCATTTTTCCTTTCAGTTTCTCAGCCTTTCAGCCCCTCAGTTTTTTCCCAGCAAACTGGCTCCGGTTCCATTACCGGCCGCATCCTTAACCAAGCCACCGGCCAATACCTCGGCAGCGCGCTCGTCACCATTGAGGGCACGAGCATCGAGACCACCACCGACTCGACCGGTTCCTACCGCCTCGTCAACGTCCCCGCCGGTGCCGCCCGCGTCACCGCCTCCTACGCCGGTCTCGACAAAAAGACGCAGACAGTCACCGTCGCCGACGGCATCGAGGCCGCCGCCGACTTCAACCTCACCGCACAGGTTTATGTGATGGAAAAATTCGTGGTCGCGGGTGAAGCCGAGGGCTCGGCCCGCATATTGCAGGAACAGCGCATGTCCGCCACCCAGAAGGCCATCTTTGCCGCTGACTCCTTCGGCAACATCGTGGACAGCAACTTCGGCGAACTCATGAAAAACCTCCCCGGCGTCACCATTGATTACGACGGCGAGGACGCCTCCACCATGCGCATCCGCGGCATGGACCCCGAGGCCACCAACGTCACCATGGACGGCAACGACGTCGCCACCGCCGGCCTCGACGGCGAAGCCCGGATCGGCAACGGCACCGCCACCGAAAGCCGCGCTTTCAACCTGAAAACCGTCGCCTTGGAAAACATCGAGAGCATCACCATCGACATCGCCCCCACGCCCGACAAGTCAGCCGGCAGCATGGGCGGCGCGGTCGAAATCACCACCAAGAGCGCCCTCACCCAGCGCGGACGCCGCATCACCTTCAACAGCGGCCTGAGCCTCAACACCGCCGAGCTCGACTTCGACAAAACCCCCGGCGGTGCGCGCACCCCCACCCGCAAAATCCAGCCCGGCTTCGGCCTCTCTTATTCGGAATCCTTTGGCACAAAGCGCAAAATCGGCGTCGCCCTCAGCGCCAGTTTCAGCCGCAATTACCGTTATAACAATGAATATGGCCTGCCCGGCCGCAACGACTGGCTTTACACCTACACGCCGGAGTCGTTGCTGCTCACCGGCAACAAAGTCACGCCGGACACCGTCGGCTACGTGAGCCGTTTGCAGTGGACCGAAGGGGCCAGCCAGTCCGAAAGCCGCTCCATCTCGCTCAACCTCGACTTCCAGCCCTTCGCGTCCAAAAATCATACGTTTTACCTCAAAACCTCCGCCAGCTTCGTCCGCGGCATCGGCGCCTACTCCCGCTATATGAACGTCGCCGCAGGTACCCGCGGCGACGGCTCGGACCTCGACACCATGGTCTCGCCCAACGGCACTACCATCAGCATGAGCAACAGCGTCAGTTCCCCCAACAACCGCAACTTCGCCGTCAGCGGCGGCGGCAAGCACCGCTTCGGCAACTTCCGCCTCGATTACTCCGCCAATTGGAGCCGCGCCGAGGTGGACCCCGACCCGGAAAAGAACTTCCGCGTCGAATACAACGCCACCGGCTTCGGTCTCAACATCTTCGACCTCTCTGGCAACGGCACCGGCCGCATCGTCCAGACCTCCCACGACGGCCTGGGCGTCATCACCGCCGACGACCCGCGCAGCTACCAGAACATCGACAACTACAGCAACCTCATCCTCTACCAGAGCATGCGCCTCACCACCCGCGAAAACCGCGGCGCCAAGGTGGACCTCACCCTGCCCCCGCTGGCCTTCACCGTGCCCTTTACCGACCATTCCATTATCGTGGAGACCAAGATCGGCGCCAGCTACGGCGAAAGCTCCACCGACACCCGCCGCTTCCAGCGCCGCTACCGCATGACCGGCGGCGCCAACCTCCCCAACTTCGGCACACCCTCCGAACCCGCCCTGCGCCAGTTCTCCGACCCCTATTTCAAAAACGATTGGGGCTTCGATGTGCCAGTCCCCGTCTGGGTCAACCCCTATGCCATTTATGACTATCTTCAGGCGACCCCCGAGGCGTTTTACACCAAAAACGAGGACACCTCCACCTCCGGCGACCTTTACACCGAGTTGCGCGGCGCGAAATACCAGGAGGAATCCAACCAAGCCGCCTACTTTATGTTCACCGTCCGCCTGCTCCGCAATCTTGTCATGACCACCGGCATGCGCTTCGAGGATTCGCGCCAGAGCGGCTGGGGTCCATCGGTCGAGCGCTGGAACTCCGAGTATTTCGCCACCGGCGGAAAATTCGACACCGTTTCCCCGATGATTCAGGCTCCCGACTTTCACCCCATCAACAACCCCTCCTACATACCCAACCCGCTTCTCGGCATCGGCTTCGATGAAAAAATGCGCCTGCTCTTCACCCGGAAGTATTACGACAACGTGAAACCAAAGGCCCCCCGTGCCTTCCCCAACCTCCAGTTTAGGTGGACGCCCCACAAGAACATCAACGTCCGCTTCGCCCGCACCACCAGCATCGGCCGCCCTCCGCTCGGCCAGATGATGGCCGATGAGGAATGGAACGACGCCTACCGCACCATCGACCGCGGCAACCCCGAGCTTAAACCCTCGACCTCCGAAAAATACGATGTCGCCTTCGAGTGGTATCCCAGCGGACGCGACGGCGGCGTGCTCACCCTCTCCCTCTTCCACCAGAAGATGAAAAACCTCATCGAAAACGACCTCACCTTCCTCACCGTCACCGATATCCCCGAGGAGGCCACCGTCACCGATGTGCCCGAAAATGCAACCGCCGACGATATATTGTATAGGGAAGGCATGCCCGCCGGACTCTGGGCCATCACCACCCCGCGAAACATCGGCACAGGCTCGAACCAAGGCTTCGAGCTGGCCTACCGCCAGCGCCTCGGGTTCATCCACGAAAGCCTGCGCAACATTGAGCTTTATGGCGTCTATTCCTACGCTGATCCCGTTCGCCAGGTCAAACGCCACACCATCGACAAACCCTCCTCCACCGTCAGTCCCGACATCATGCTCGAATACCTGCTGAGCCCGATGATTCTGGAGACGATTCCCACCACCAACATCAAAAAGCATTCTGCCTCCCTCCAGCTTCGCTACAATGGCAGACGCTGGAGCGGCAAAATTGCCGGCTTCTGGGTTGACCGCTACGTGCGCAGGCTCAGGACCAACCCCTTTGAGGTCACTTGGCAGAATGAATCCCTCCGCTTCGACCTCAGCCTCAGCTACAAGATCAGCAGCCGCTGGTCCGCCAGCTTCGACTGGCGCAATATCACCGCGCAGGGCGACGACCGCAAAATTTTCGACCGTACCGGCGGCTACTTCACCGCCGGCACCGTCGTGAACCTCGGCGTCCGCGCCAACTTCTGA